One genomic window of Metopolophium dirhodum isolate CAU chromosome 4, ASM1992520v1, whole genome shotgun sequence includes the following:
- the LOC132943367 gene encoding uncharacterized protein LOC132943367, with the protein MEVVYKFCTSIFDHIFGYLEYILLNGSGISVPLSATTTVLSMTEIESPEIIQIDKNEMCRKMQNNVHSPGINNRFKKKKTLQKKINFEFGNTESACYYNNIETLKTAMNSSGLYYGIFYENMKYNETKIIEDEVKKFLFFESMRRDIMGTGKNSSVSTKTQKRIN; encoded by the exons atggaagtagtttataaattttgtacTAGTATTTTCGATCACATATTTGGGTACTTAGAATATATTTTGCTTAATGGCAGCGGAATTAGTGTTCCACTGAGCGCCACTACTACAGTTCTTTCAATGACTGAAATAGAATCTCcagaaataattcaaattgacAAGAATGAAATGTGccgaaaaatgcaaaataatgtTCATAGTCCTGGAATCAAtaacagatttaaaaaaaaaaaaactttgcagaaaaaaatcaatttcgAATTTGGAAACACAGAGTCtgcttgttattataataatattgaaacactAAAAACAGCCATGAATAGTAGTGGTTTATACTACGGAATATTCTATGAAAATATG AAATACAACGAAACGAAAATCATAGAAGACGAAGTGAAGaagtttctattttttgaatCCATGCGCCGAGATATAATGGGAACTGGGAAGAACTCGTCGGTTTCGACCAAAACTCAAAAGcgcattaattaa